One Prolixibacteraceae bacterium DNA segment encodes these proteins:
- a CDS encoding ISL3 family transposase yields the protein MNTSSIYHCLGLQDQQLLSTSYVGDTIQLKVKTKKDKLRCSRYKRMHVICCGVVERSFKGPMIGKKKCVIIIDVQRLYCKKCKIVRQEHLRFAKEQKSYIRSLEKMVLLLSSHMTIQSISRLLDLNWNIVKDIIKSHLKSKYHSPGLKGVKHIAIDEFAVRKGHVYMTCVYDLDKGVVLHVGKGKGSESLVPFWKRIKINKVQRESVAIDMSAAYILSVKTNAPKATMVFDHFHIIKKLNETISKIRRDLYNKEKDKVIKKSLKGSRWLLLKNPENLNLQKGEDSRLEKVLETNTTLFYAYYLKEELRELWNQDNIRDASKLLKQWIEEANETEIPRLKKMVELLTKHKTGILNWYKCNISTGPLEGINNKIKTLKRQAYGYRDLDFFMLKIKAMHQDIYAKCG from the coding sequence ATGAATACCAGTAGTATATATCATTGTTTAGGATTACAAGACCAGCAATTGTTATCCACATCCTATGTTGGAGATACCATCCAACTTAAAGTTAAAACAAAAAAAGACAAACTACGTTGTAGTCGCTATAAAAGAATGCATGTTATTTGTTGTGGAGTTGTTGAACGTAGTTTCAAGGGGCCAATGATAGGCAAAAAGAAGTGCGTTATTATCATAGATGTTCAACGCCTTTATTGCAAGAAATGCAAGATCGTACGTCAGGAACATTTAAGGTTTGCAAAAGAGCAGAAGTCCTATATTCGATCTTTAGAGAAGATGGTTTTACTTCTCTCTTCTCATATGACGATTCAATCAATCAGTCGACTTTTAGATCTTAACTGGAATATTGTAAAAGATATCATTAAGTCTCACTTAAAATCAAAATATCATTCTCCTGGGCTAAAGGGGGTGAAACATATTGCTATCGATGAATTCGCAGTGAGGAAGGGACATGTATACATGACTTGTGTATATGACTTAGATAAAGGAGTCGTTTTGCATGTAGGAAAAGGTAAAGGTTCCGAATCATTGGTTCCATTTTGGAAACGAATAAAGATCAATAAAGTCCAAAGAGAATCTGTTGCTATTGATATGTCAGCTGCCTATATCCTTTCAGTAAAGACCAATGCACCTAAAGCTACTATGGTATTTGACCATTTCCATATAATAAAGAAACTAAATGAGACTATAAGTAAAATTAGAAGAGATCTTTACAACAAAGAGAAGGATAAGGTTATCAAGAAAAGTTTAAAAGGAAGTCGTTGGCTATTGTTAAAGAACCCAGAGAATCTCAACCTTCAGAAAGGGGAAGACTCAAGACTTGAAAAAGTATTAGAAACGAATACCACCTTGTTTTACGCATATTATTTGAAAGAAGAATTAAGGGAATTATGGAATCAAGATAATATTAGAGACGCTTCAAAATTACTTAAACAATGGATAGAAGAGGCAAATGAGACTGAAATACCACGGCTTAAGAAAATGGTAGAACTATTGACCAAACACAAAACAGGAATTTTAAATTGGTATAAGTGCAATATCTCCACGGGGCCTTTAGAAGGAATAAATAACAAGATTAAAACCTTAAAAAGACAAGCATATGGCTATCGTGACTTAGATTTTTTTATGTTAAAAATAAAAGCAATGCATCAAGATATATACGCAAAATGTGGATGA
- a CDS encoding nucleotide sugar dehydrogenase, which produces MSKKKLYIACIGAGYVGGPTMSVIAKHCPEIDVEVVDVNKDRINAWNDSNLDNLPVYEPGLKEVIQKARGRNLFFTTDVKGAIERADIIFISVNTPTKVYGEGKGMAADLKYVELCTRQIAKYSNGDKIVVEKSTLPVRTAESIRRILEAEDSKHSFTVLSNPEFLAEGTAIDDLENADRVLIGSDETPFGLSALEKISSIYEHWLPKERVLKTNVWSSELSKLTANAMLAQRVSSINAISALCEQTGADVAEISHAIGMDSRIGSKFLNASVGFGGSCFQKDILNLTYLCRYFNLPEVAEYWEQVVKMNDYQKNRFANNIIKTLFNTVSGKKISFLGWAFKKDTNDTRESAAIYVADKLLQDRAEIHVYDPKVNSEQVIQDLLYLQKYRFVNNHDFESLPEEEVRDLVKVYNDPYSALKDAHAIAILTEWDEFKSYNWQEIYDNMHKPAFVFDGRNILTRTMMSKIGFKYQGIGSAEL; this is translated from the coding sequence ATGAGTAAAAAAAAGTTATATATTGCCTGCATTGGAGCAGGTTACGTTGGAGGTCCAACCATGTCTGTTATTGCTAAGCATTGTCCAGAGATTGATGTGGAAGTGGTTGACGTTAACAAAGATAGAATTAATGCTTGGAATGATTCCAATTTAGATAACTTACCTGTGTATGAACCTGGATTAAAAGAGGTGATACAAAAAGCAAGAGGACGTAACTTATTCTTTACTACTGATGTAAAAGGAGCAATTGAGCGTGCTGATATCATATTTATTTCTGTAAATACTCCGACGAAGGTGTATGGTGAAGGTAAAGGAATGGCAGCCGATCTTAAGTATGTTGAACTTTGTACACGTCAAATCGCTAAGTACTCTAATGGTGATAAGATTGTTGTTGAAAAATCGACTTTGCCAGTTCGTACTGCAGAAAGTATCAGACGAATCTTAGAAGCTGAAGATAGTAAACACAGTTTTACTGTATTATCTAATCCTGAATTTCTTGCTGAAGGGACAGCAATAGATGATTTAGAGAATGCTGACCGTGTTTTAATAGGATCTGATGAAACACCTTTTGGATTAAGTGCTTTAGAAAAAATCTCTTCTATCTATGAGCATTGGTTACCGAAAGAGCGGGTACTAAAAACGAATGTATGGTCTTCTGAATTATCTAAACTTACAGCCAATGCCATGTTGGCTCAAAGGGTGAGCTCTATTAATGCAATATCTGCTTTATGCGAACAAACTGGTGCTGATGTCGCAGAAATCTCACATGCTATTGGGATGGATAGTCGTATAGGATCTAAATTCCTAAATGCGTCTGTTGGTTTTGGTGGTTCATGCTTTCAAAAGGATATTTTGAATTTAACATACTTGTGCCGTTATTTTAATTTACCTGAAGTTGCTGAGTATTGGGAACAGGTAGTTAAGATGAACGATTATCAAAAGAATCGCTTTGCAAACAATATTATTAAGACCTTATTTAACACTGTATCTGGAAAGAAAATAAGTTTTCTTGGTTGGGCTTTTAAGAAGGACACTAATGATACCCGTGAATCTGCTGCAATCTACGTTGCAGATAAATTATTGCAAGACAGAGCTGAGATTCATGTATATGATCCAAAAGTGAACTCAGAACAAGTTATACAAGACTTACTGTATCTACAAAAATATCGATTTGTTAATAATCATGATTTTGAATCTCTTCCAGAAGAAGAAGTTCGTGATCTAGTCAAAGTCTATAATGATCCTTATAGTGCTTTAAAAGATGCTCATGCCATAGCTATTTTAACAGAGTGGGATGAATTTAAATCATATAATTGGCAAGAGATATATGACAATATGCATAAACCTGCTTTCGTCTTTGATGGTCGAAATATTTTAACCAGAACAATGATGTCTAAAATAGGATTCAAATATCAAGGAATTGGTAGTGCAGAATTATAA